Proteins found in one Coffea eugenioides isolate CCC68of chromosome 5, Ceug_1.0, whole genome shotgun sequence genomic segment:
- the LOC113770413 gene encoding putative disease resistance RPP13-like protein 1 isoform X1, whose amino-acid sequence MTTSIIDESEVYGRAADKDALRNQVLSESSSSQGRDGVQVISVVGAGGSGKTTLAQLLFNDDRVRVKNHFELTKWVCVSDPFDERRIARAILESPGKSSPDSSELEPLLQQLKETFSGKRFLLVLDDVWTKEDSKWKPFQYSLKDGAPGSVILVTTRSLEVAAAVGTTHTHHMALLSDSDCWLIMQRIAFGRRSEEWSKKKESIGQKIAEKCKGLPLAAKTLGSLLRFKDTVQQWQDVLDSEIWQLKEATMDLFPHFYLSYNELSPEQKSCFSYCAVFPKDHVINVEKLIRLWIAQGFVRPRRRGERLEPVGHEYFNNLAMRSFFQEVRKESDFLFHEYMVCKMHDIVHDFAQFLTKSECHALGGAGRNSSSERARHLTILEGTKQEMFSSRGVDFGRLRSFLTFSEFGILVPRNLFCTLKCVRTLTLSHCWLPEIPAEIGSLIHLRHLDLRHCVIVEIPAEIGRLIHLRHLDLSQNRFVALPEAICDLYYLEILDISLCQNLCYLPERIESLVHLRYLFNFGTSELNQIPQGLGKLTSLCSLTRFVVRSNSDDLTILKDLNQLEILHIEIEGEVDFGSAELGKKVNMREMYLLFSFGAHFTETPSCIESIELPPNLQQLVLDKYPGTQLPSWLVTKPLVNNLTKLIINEAYNISSLPALWKLSSLEELGLIGVRKLECLGKEFFGITKAVHANSRDALGTLSNSETSISAEAVAFRNLRKLRFHNFYNWTRWEDLSEDDEEVALSIMPRLEELDFWGCGKLEILPHRILGRISSLKKLDIGRCSKLRDHYFDKTRDDWKQISHIPQVHISN is encoded by the coding sequence ATGACTACCTCAATCATAGACGAATCAGAGGTCTATGGTCGAGCAGCTGATAAGGATGCTTTACGTAACCAAGTATTATCTGAGAGTAGTAGTAGTCAAGGAAGAGATGGGGTTCAAGTTATCTCTGTAGTAGGGGCTGGGGGTAGTGGAAAGACCACACTTGCTCAGCTGCTCTTCAATGATGATAGAGTCAGAGTGAAGAACCATTTTGAACTTACAAAATGGGTTTGCGTATCAGATCCTTTCGATGAGAGAAGGATCGCCAGAGCAATCCTTGAGAGTCCAGGAAAGAGTTCTCCTGATTCGTCAGAGTTGGAACCACTGCTCCAACAGTTGAAAGAAACTTTTTCCGGTAAGAGATTCCTGCTTGTCCTAGATGATGTCTGGACAAAGGAAGACTCAAAGTGGAAACCTTTCCAATACTCTCTCAAGGATGGTGCTCCCGGAAGTGTAATATTGGTGACAACTAGGAGTCTAGAAGTGGCCGCAGCGGTGGGAACAACTCATACTCACCACATGGCTCTGCTGTCCGACTCTGATTGTTGGCTAATAATGCAAAGGATAGCATTTGGTAGAAGATCAGAAGAGTggtctaagaaaaaggaaagcattgggcagaaaattgcagaaaaatgtAAGGGGTTGCCACTTGCTGCAAAGACTCTGGGAAGCTTATTACGGTTCAAAGATACCGTACAACAATGGCAGGATGTTTTGGACAGTGAGATATGGCAATTGAAGGAAGCAACTATGgaccttttccctcatttttatcTAAGCTACAACGAGTTGTCCCCAGAGCAGAAAAGTTGCTTCTCCTATTGTGCTGTCTTTCCCAAAGATCATGTGATAAATGTAGAAAAGCTTATTAGGCTGTGGATAGCACAAGGTTTTGTTCGCCCAAGACGAAGAGGCGAGCGCTTGGAACCGGTGGGCCATGAGTACTTCAACAATTTGGCAATGCGTTCCTTTTTTCAAGAAGTACGAAAAGAGTCTGATTTTCTGTTTCATGAATATATGGTGTGCAAGATGCATGACATAGTGCATGATTTTGCACAATTTCTCACAAAAAGTGAATGTCATGCACTTGGTGGAGCTGGAAGAAATTCATCCAGTGAAAGAGCACGTCATCTAACAATTTTGGAAGGCACTAAGCAGGAGATGTTTAGTTCTCGAGGCGTTGATTTTGGAAGGCTCCGGAGCTTTTTAACTTTTTCTGAATTTGGAATACTAGTTCCCCGAAATCTGTTTTGCACTTTGAAGTGCGTGAGGACTCTGACTTTAAGTCATTGTTGGCTACCTGAAATTCCAGCAGAGATAGGAAGCTTGATTCATCTTCGGCACTTGGACTTACGTCATTGTGTGATAGTTGAAATCCCAGCAGAGATAGGAAGGTTGATTCATCTTCGGCACTTGGACTTGAGTCAGAATCGTTTCGTGGCACTGCCAGAAGCTATATGTGATCTATATTATCTGGAAATTTTGGATATCAGTCTTTGTCAAAATCTTTGCTACCTTCCTGAAAGGATTGAAAGCCTTGTACACTTGAGGTACCTTTTTAATTTTGGGACCTCTGAATTAAACCAAATTCCACAAGGACTCGGGAAGCTGACGTCACTTTGTAGTTTGACTCGGTTCGTCGTTAGGAGCAACTCTgatgatttgacaattttgaagGACCTGAACCAACTGGAAATATTACACATTGAAATTGAAGGAGAAGTAGATTTTGGGAGTGCGGAACTCGGAAAGAAGGTCAACATGCGCGAAATGTATTTGCTCTTTAGCTTCGGGGCCCACTTTACGGAAACTCCAAGTTGCATTGAAAGCATAGAATTGCCTCCAAACTTGCAACAACTTGTGCTAGATAAGTATCCAGGAACCCAGTTACCAAGTTGGCTTGTGACGAAGCCTCTCGTCAATAACTTGACGAAGCTAATTATCAATGAGGCCTACAATATCTCATCCTTGCCTGCCTTGTGGAAGCTGTCGTCCCTAGAAGAACTTGGGCTCATTGGAGTGAGAAAGCTAGAATGTTTGGGCAAGGAATTCTTCGGAATTACAAAAGCAGTGCATGCGAACAGTCGTGATGCTCTTGGTACATTGTCAAACTCCGAGACATCAATCTCAGCTGAAGCAGTGGCATTTcgcaatttgagaaaattacGTTTTCATAACTTTTACAATTGGACACGTTGGGAAGACTTaagtgaagatgatgaagaagttGCTCTCTCTATCATGCCACGTTTGGAGGAGTTAGATTTTTGGGGCTGTGGAAAGCTTGAAATTCTACCACATCGCATCCTCGGAAGGATATCATCTCTCAAAAAATTGGATATTGGGCGTTGCTCCAAGTTGAGAGATCATTACTTTGACAAAACAAGAGATGACTGGAAACAAATATCACACATTCCTCAAGTTCATATATCCAATTAG
- the LOC113770413 gene encoding putative disease resistance RPP13-like protein 1 isoform X2 — MAELIVPTIIDVLADVLVKQLGEKVNLVMGVEEEVANISSKLATIEKVLHDAERRRLKDRSVGIWLEKLEDITYQMDDVLDEWNFKIHKAKNARTQPTLRNKDVLDSEIWQLKEATMDLFPHFYLSYNELSPEQKSCFSYCAVFPKDHVINVEKLIRLWIAQGFVRPRRRGERLEPVGHEYFNNLAMRSFFQEVRKESDFLFHEYMVCKMHDIVHDFAQFLTKSECHALGGAGRNSSSERARHLTILEGTKQEMFSSRGVDFGRLRSFLTFSEFGILVPRNLFCTLKCVRTLTLSHCWLPEIPAEIGSLIHLRHLDLRHCVIVEIPAEIGRLIHLRHLDLSQNRFVALPEAICDLYYLEILDISLCQNLCYLPERIESLVHLRYLFNFGTSELNQIPQGLGKLTSLCSLTRFVVRSNSDDLTILKDLNQLEILHIEIEGEVDFGSAELGKKVNMREMYLLFSFGAHFTETPSCIESIELPPNLQQLVLDKYPGTQLPSWLVTKPLVNNLTKLIINEAYNISSLPALWKLSSLEELGLIGVRKLECLGKEFFGITKAVHANSRDALGTLSNSETSISAEAVAFRNLRKLRFHNFYNWTRWEDLSEDDEEVALSIMPRLEELDFWGCGKLEILPHRILGRISSLKKLDIGRCSKLRDHYFDKTRDDWKQISHIPQVHISN, encoded by the exons aTGGCtgaattgattgttccaacgaTAATTGATGTATTGGCTGATGTTCTGGTGAAGCAGCTTGGGGAGAAGGTCAACCTGGTGATGGGGGTTGAAGAGGAGGTGGCAAA TATCTCCTCTAAGTTGGCAACCATTGAAAAAGTGCTGCATGATGCAGAGAGACGAAGGCTGAAGGACAGAAGTGTTGGAATTTGGCTAGAAAAGCTTGAGGACATAACATATCAGATGGATGATGTGCTGGACGAATGgaacttcaagattcacaaagcAAAGAATGCCAGAACGCAGCCAACACTGCGGAACAAG GATGTTTTGGACAGTGAGATATGGCAATTGAAGGAAGCAACTATGgaccttttccctcatttttatcTAAGCTACAACGAGTTGTCCCCAGAGCAGAAAAGTTGCTTCTCCTATTGTGCTGTCTTTCCCAAAGATCATGTGATAAATGTAGAAAAGCTTATTAGGCTGTGGATAGCACAAGGTTTTGTTCGCCCAAGACGAAGAGGCGAGCGCTTGGAACCGGTGGGCCATGAGTACTTCAACAATTTGGCAATGCGTTCCTTTTTTCAAGAAGTACGAAAAGAGTCTGATTTTCTGTTTCATGAATATATGGTGTGCAAGATGCATGACATAGTGCATGATTTTGCACAATTTCTCACAAAAAGTGAATGTCATGCACTTGGTGGAGCTGGAAGAAATTCATCCAGTGAAAGAGCACGTCATCTAACAATTTTGGAAGGCACTAAGCAGGAGATGTTTAGTTCTCGAGGCGTTGATTTTGGAAGGCTCCGGAGCTTTTTAACTTTTTCTGAATTTGGAATACTAGTTCCCCGAAATCTGTTTTGCACTTTGAAGTGCGTGAGGACTCTGACTTTAAGTCATTGTTGGCTACCTGAAATTCCAGCAGAGATAGGAAGCTTGATTCATCTTCGGCACTTGGACTTACGTCATTGTGTGATAGTTGAAATCCCAGCAGAGATAGGAAGGTTGATTCATCTTCGGCACTTGGACTTGAGTCAGAATCGTTTCGTGGCACTGCCAGAAGCTATATGTGATCTATATTATCTGGAAATTTTGGATATCAGTCTTTGTCAAAATCTTTGCTACCTTCCTGAAAGGATTGAAAGCCTTGTACACTTGAGGTACCTTTTTAATTTTGGGACCTCTGAATTAAACCAAATTCCACAAGGACTCGGGAAGCTGACGTCACTTTGTAGTTTGACTCGGTTCGTCGTTAGGAGCAACTCTgatgatttgacaattttgaagGACCTGAACCAACTGGAAATATTACACATTGAAATTGAAGGAGAAGTAGATTTTGGGAGTGCGGAACTCGGAAAGAAGGTCAACATGCGCGAAATGTATTTGCTCTTTAGCTTCGGGGCCCACTTTACGGAAACTCCAAGTTGCATTGAAAGCATAGAATTGCCTCCAAACTTGCAACAACTTGTGCTAGATAAGTATCCAGGAACCCAGTTACCAAGTTGGCTTGTGACGAAGCCTCTCGTCAATAACTTGACGAAGCTAATTATCAATGAGGCCTACAATATCTCATCCTTGCCTGCCTTGTGGAAGCTGTCGTCCCTAGAAGAACTTGGGCTCATTGGAGTGAGAAAGCTAGAATGTTTGGGCAAGGAATTCTTCGGAATTACAAAAGCAGTGCATGCGAACAGTCGTGATGCTCTTGGTACATTGTCAAACTCCGAGACATCAATCTCAGCTGAAGCAGTGGCATTTcgcaatttgagaaaattacGTTTTCATAACTTTTACAATTGGACACGTTGGGAAGACTTaagtgaagatgatgaagaagttGCTCTCTCTATCATGCCACGTTTGGAGGAGTTAGATTTTTGGGGCTGTGGAAAGCTTGAAATTCTACCACATCGCATCCTCGGAAGGATATCATCTCTCAAAAAATTGGATATTGGGCGTTGCTCCAAGTTGAGAGATCATTACTTTGACAAAACAAGAGATGACTGGAAACAAATATCACACATTCCTCAAGTTCATATATCCAATTAG